From one Idiomarina sp. X4 genomic stretch:
- a CDS encoding glycosyltransferase family 2 protein, which yields MSVSIIMPMFNSGQFIESTISSVCDQTYDNWELLIVDDCSQDDSVEVACRLASGDHRIKVISLNSNGGAAVARNEGIKASSGRFIAFLDSDDRWDSEKLTKQIKFMKERELAFSHTGFRRVDSTTGKKLSEYIPPARLTYKDMLYSNQVGCLTAMFDTQQVGRIEMPSIRKRQDYAMWLKILREVGSVYALEEVLASYTVRTNSISSNKISLLKYNYSVFRDCEKFSWPVSLYYLLANTFMRIKRGRS from the coding sequence ATGTCTGTTTCTATAATCATGCCCATGTTTAATAGCGGCCAATTTATTGAAAGCACAATCAGTTCCGTGTGTGACCAGACGTATGATAACTGGGAGCTGCTCATTGTGGATGACTGCTCTCAGGACGACTCGGTTGAAGTGGCATGCCGATTGGCGTCTGGTGATCATCGTATAAAAGTTATATCGCTAAATTCGAATGGCGGTGCAGCCGTTGCTAGAAATGAGGGTATTAAAGCCTCTTCTGGTCGTTTCATTGCTTTTTTGGATAGCGATGACAGATGGGATAGTGAAAAGTTAACCAAGCAAATAAAATTTATGAAGGAACGCGAGCTCGCGTTTTCGCATACAGGGTTTAGGCGTGTTGACTCAACCACGGGTAAAAAATTGTCGGAATACATACCTCCTGCACGTTTAACGTATAAAGACATGCTTTACTCAAATCAAGTGGGTTGTCTAACCGCTATGTTTGATACTCAGCAGGTTGGCCGTATAGAAATGCCAAGTATTCGTAAACGACAAGATTATGCTATGTGGTTAAAAATACTTCGCGAAGTTGGCTCTGTATATGCGCTTGAAGAAGTGCTTGCATCATACACAGTTCGTACTAATTCTATCTCAAGCAATAAAATCTCTTTATTAAAGTATAATTACTCAGTTTTTCGAGACTGTGAAAAATTTAGTTGGCCTGTGTCTTTATATTACTTGCTTGCAAACACCTTTATGCGTATTAAGCGAGGGCGTTCTTAG
- a CDS encoding glycosyltransferase encodes MRKVLIVDTAYPINSRTNKFRSSLSHEYSVKVLAWDRAGAQSSDPKGYILFKMRSAVGNRLKKLVLFPLFILFGIKTFLKFKPDILFLSHWDSLFLGCLMKIFRPKVKLIYDCLDMPAAGNKYTLSILKLLESFCLNFVDLTIFASRYFPELYNKKSCNIVFENYPSKSLIENGADKPEWYSAAENLKSPEKTVVSWVGVVRYPSVLKRLVDSFQELDMQLFIFGDGPSLDFAKKLVSQKGISDKVYFWGRYGQDELPYIYSISDFIWAAYPTDNLNAVYAISNKFFECSMFERIPIISSRTRMADDLKGQYSSNVILVDEFDTDDIQQKLVSAASGGVTFKQYQEIQFWEARSKDLMNEIRKL; translated from the coding sequence ATGAGAAAAGTACTTATTGTCGATACAGCATATCCAATTAATAGTAGAACCAATAAATTTCGTTCGTCTTTGTCTCACGAGTACAGTGTTAAGGTTCTAGCTTGGGATCGGGCGGGGGCTCAATCCTCTGATCCAAAAGGTTACATCCTATTTAAAATGCGCTCAGCAGTAGGGAATCGGTTGAAAAAGCTGGTCCTTTTCCCTTTGTTTATTCTATTCGGAATAAAGACATTCTTAAAATTTAAGCCGGATATTTTATTTTTGAGTCATTGGGACTCTCTTTTTTTAGGCTGTTTAATGAAAATCTTTAGGCCTAAGGTAAAATTGATTTATGACTGTCTCGATATGCCGGCGGCTGGTAATAAGTACACCTTGTCTATTCTTAAACTTTTAGAATCATTTTGCTTGAACTTTGTTGATTTAACTATTTTTGCGTCTAGGTACTTTCCTGAACTATACAACAAGAAAAGTTGCAATATCGTTTTCGAAAATTATCCTTCGAAATCTTTAATTGAAAATGGTGCGGATAAGCCTGAATGGTATTCAGCGGCGGAGAACCTAAAAAGCCCAGAAAAAACAGTTGTTTCGTGGGTAGGTGTCGTGCGTTATCCATCCGTCTTAAAACGACTCGTTGATTCATTTCAAGAGCTAGACATGCAATTGTTTATATTCGGTGATGGTCCCAGCTTAGACTTCGCTAAAAAATTAGTTAGTCAAAAAGGCATTAGTGATAAAGTTTACTTTTGGGGAAGATACGGTCAGGATGAACTACCCTATATTTACAGTATTTCAGATTTTATATGGGCTGCTTATCCAACCGATAATTTGAATGCTGTCTACGCCATATCCAATAAGTTTTTCGAATGCTCAATGTTCGAAAGAATTCCAATTATATCATCACGAACTCGAATGGCCGACGATTTAAAAGGTCAATACTCTAGCAATGTTATATTAGTTGACGAGTTCGATACTGATGACATACAGCAGAAACTGGTTTCGGCGGCATCCGGAGGAGTCACCTTTAAACAATATCAAGAAATTCAATTTTGGGAAGCTCGATCCAAAGATTTAATGAATGAAATAAGAAAGCTTTGA
- a CDS encoding NAD-dependent epimerase/dehydratase family protein — MIVITGGRGFVGKKLIESLRVSKAQFVSLVRNGSENLESFEMEMPNDPSCKSLLSLAAEFNKPIDTVIHCAGLAHGKLPNASYQDYERVNVSLTEELAKLALTIGATKFIFLSTIGVHGRVSNQPISESSLLAPYDDYSRSKLNAEQRLVDLFEGEERGSELVIIRPPLIIGEGAPGNFGKLIKLCSSAIPLPFGLINNKRTVLSLENLVDFICFAKEKTGVSGFFTLADDEILSTKDMAKEIKSSLGRGSFMLPVPKILIKALSFVVRKPHFYEQLCGDLVVDNSKSKSYGWQPTVDSRSTLRITAKLFVNEERSSQ, encoded by the coding sequence GTGATTGTAATTACTGGAGGCAGGGGGTTCGTCGGGAAGAAGTTGATTGAAAGCCTTCGAGTTTCAAAAGCACAGTTCGTTAGTTTAGTGCGAAATGGTTCTGAAAATTTAGAATCTTTTGAGATGGAAATGCCGAACGACCCCTCGTGCAAATCGTTATTAAGTTTGGCGGCCGAATTTAACAAACCGATAGATACGGTTATACATTGCGCGGGCTTGGCTCATGGAAAGTTACCTAATGCGAGTTACCAGGACTATGAGAGGGTTAATGTGTCTCTTACTGAAGAGTTAGCGAAATTGGCTCTCACGATTGGCGCGACTAAATTTATCTTTCTTAGTACCATAGGAGTACATGGTAGGGTTTCAAATCAACCTATATCAGAATCCTCGCTGCTAGCTCCATATGATGATTACTCGCGCTCAAAATTGAATGCAGAGCAACGTTTAGTCGATCTCTTCGAGGGTGAGGAGCGAGGTTCAGAGTTAGTTATTATCCGTCCCCCTCTTATCATTGGTGAAGGCGCTCCAGGTAATTTCGGTAAATTAATTAAGCTATGCTCTTCGGCTATTCCTTTGCCGTTTGGACTCATCAACAACAAGCGAACGGTACTCTCGCTTGAGAATCTCGTCGACTTTATTTGTTTTGCGAAGGAAAAAACCGGTGTATCCGGTTTTTTTACTTTGGCAGATGATGAGATTCTTTCTACCAAAGATATGGCTAAAGAAATTAAAAGTTCTCTTGGTAGAGGCTCTTTCATGCTTCCAGTCCCTAAGATTTTGATAAAAGCGTTATCGTTTGTTGTGAGAAAGCCACACTTTTATGAGCAATTATGTGGGGACTTAGTTGTCGATAATTCTAAGTCCAAATCTTATGGCTGGCAGCCGACCGTAGACTCACGTAGTACACTGCGTATAACTGCTAAATTATTCGTTAATGAGGAAAGATCTAGTCAATGA
- a CDS encoding sugar transferase yields the protein MIKMLDFMFALLGLVLGFPILLMLYIVGLFDTGSPLFRQERVGRNKKPFVLIKFRTMRKDTASVASHLASASSITKFGHFLRRTKLDELPQLWNVLKGEMSLVGPRPGLFNQEELTRAREAKGVFAVRPGITGLAQVNEVDMSTPELLAETDAKMISSLNVKNYFKYIFMTVTGKGSGDRVK from the coding sequence ATGATCAAGATGTTAGATTTCATGTTTGCACTACTCGGCTTAGTTCTTGGTTTTCCCATTTTATTAATGCTTTATATAGTGGGTTTATTTGACACTGGCTCGCCGCTGTTTCGGCAAGAGCGAGTGGGGCGTAATAAAAAGCCCTTTGTGTTAATTAAGTTTCGTACTATGCGAAAAGATACAGCATCGGTGGCTAGCCACCTAGCAAGTGCATCCTCCATTACGAAATTTGGCCACTTTTTGCGCCGTACCAAGTTAGATGAGTTGCCCCAGCTTTGGAATGTGCTTAAAGGTGAGATGAGTTTGGTAGGACCTCGCCCAGGGTTGTTTAATCAAGAAGAACTTACCCGCGCCCGTGAGGCAAAAGGCGTTTTTGCTGTTAGGCCTGGCATAACTGGTTTGGCGCAAGTAAATGAAGTAGATATGTCTACTCCTGAGTTATTAGCCGAAACCGACGCTAAAATGATTAGCTCGCTGAATGTGAAAAACTATTTTAAGTACATTTTTATGACGGTTACCGGAAAAGGATCTGGCGATAGAGTTAAGTAA
- a CDS encoding EpsG family protein, protein MFYVLLIATAFFLHFSDRTRVSTSIFYLFSSFILLVISVRGNGTGLADYDAYIRIYSSIVDWSDVLNPTTHVEIGFRIVSYIGNTLNLGGQYIIVVMAVLSFLPVAFLIKKYSPYKMLSILVWFPYIMSMNMQSSRISVAVGFGVLFFICFYKKYRVRSLICFLLAFSFHISSILLLCTFLTRLKLSVLNSAYFILLFLSFVVGFITIFSGVLSLVGLDVFSAKFISYVNSEDYGYPMPVYDPRILISLFMVASIALIKNRVADPLHLYLFKLFVIGSMILVVFMDVTILAWRLSYIFLIIGVLVVPIISRYFITFLPRAQKVAYIAFPAMYLALGLIIAVVAQPYILYFGGI, encoded by the coding sequence ATGTTCTATGTGCTTTTAATTGCTACAGCATTCTTCCTTCATTTTAGTGATAGAACCCGAGTTTCTACCTCTATATTTTATCTGTTTTCGAGCTTTATTTTGCTTGTTATCTCAGTAAGGGGGAATGGTACCGGGCTTGCCGATTATGATGCTTACATAAGAATATATTCTAGCATAGTTGACTGGTCTGATGTTCTCAATCCAACCACTCACGTAGAGATTGGATTTAGAATTGTGTCCTATATTGGGAACACCCTGAACTTAGGAGGACAATACATAATTGTCGTGATGGCGGTTCTGTCGTTTCTTCCCGTTGCTTTCCTAATCAAAAAATACTCGCCTTACAAAATGCTATCAATTCTAGTTTGGTTCCCATATATCATGTCAATGAATATGCAGTCTTCTAGAATTTCAGTTGCAGTTGGTTTTGGTGTTCTATTTTTTATTTGTTTTTATAAAAAATATAGAGTTCGATCGTTAATATGTTTTTTACTCGCATTTTCGTTTCACATTTCTTCTATTTTACTTCTGTGTACTTTTCTGACTCGCTTAAAGCTTTCGGTTCTTAATTCAGCATACTTCATACTTCTATTTCTATCGTTTGTTGTAGGTTTTATCACAATCTTTTCTGGCGTGCTTAGTCTAGTTGGGTTGGATGTCTTTTCTGCTAAATTTATAAGTTACGTTAACTCAGAGGACTATGGATATCCTATGCCAGTGTATGATCCTAGGATACTTATTTCTCTTTTTATGGTAGCGAGCATTGCGCTAATAAAGAATAGAGTTGCTGATCCACTTCATCTTTACCTCTTTAAGCTATTTGTTATTGGTTCAATGATACTAGTGGTATTTATGGACGTTACCATATTAGCCTGGAGGTTAAGTTATATATTTTTGATTATTGGTGTTCTTGTTGTACCGATTATTTCAAGGTATTTCATAACCTTCTTGCCCCGAGCCCAAAAGGTTGCATACATAGCATTCCCAGCGATGTATTTGGCTTTGGGTTTGATAATCGCTGTCGTAGCCCAGCCATACATCCTTTATTTTGGTGGTATATGA